From the Zymomonas mobilis subsp. pomaceae ATCC 29192 genome, the window AGCCTGCTTTTCAAACTGAAGCAAATATTCATCAAGATGTGAAAGAGTATGCTCCTTTATAGTAGAGGCTAAATGACGCAGTTCCTCCCATTCTTCAACAGCGTGCATAGCGCGGTCGCGTCTCTGTCGCAGTTCCCATAAACGCTTATCATGCGACTTTTCATGCCGTTTTGCCGCAATAAACCGATCAGCCGCCTCGGATTGATCTACAGGGGCATTGCCCTTGATAATGGCCCCCCTTGGTTGTGGCTCAACCACAGCTTCTTTATCGGTGTTATCCATTATTCACGTGCTCCGTTCAGAATTTGGGCAATATGGATATATTTTAAAGGCAGTTTTAAGCGCTCGGCACAGCCTTGCTGATGCATCATACAAGAACTATCCGAAGAGGTGACATATTCTGCTCCGGAACGATATTGATCCTGCACCTTGTCATAACCCATCGCCGTTGACACCCCTTCTTCAAAAACAGAAAAAGTGCCGCCAAAGCCGCAACATTCGTCCGGTCTTTCCAATTCAGTAAATTCGATACCACGGACTTTATTCAATAGATCACGGGGCTTAGAAAAAGCAGGCATCCTTAATTCAGACATGCTTGCAATATTTAAACCCCGTAGCGCATTACAGTTATTATGAAGCGCTACTTTGTGAGGGAATTCGGCCCAAGGAAAAGCCTCTACTTTTAGAATATCATGGAGAAATTCCACTAATTCAAAAGTCCGGCTTCTGACTGCCTTGACCGCCTCACTCTGTTCGACCGCATCCATATCGGCACGCACATGATGGGTGCAGCTTCCTGAAGGGCTGACGATATAATCATAGTCTTTAAAATTACGGACAAAATTGGCTTCGGTTGCCGCTGATTCCTCATGGCATCCCGAATTTGTCATCGGTTGACCACAACAGGTTTGTTCTAACGGATATTCAACCTTGATCCCTAACTTCTCTAACAATTCCAAAGTTGCGATACCGACTTCAGGATGAAATTCATCAACATAACAGGGAATAAACAAGCCCACACGCATAATATTATTCCAATAATATGATATTTTAAAAATATATTTTGAGTATCTATCACTAAATTTTCTTTAAAGAAGAAGAAATTTTTCCATTATACTTAATATAAAATGGCATTTTACCCTTCAATAGCTCTAAATTTTATATAAAAAATTATGCTAATACCTTTAATAAAGGTATATAATCATCGATATTTTTGGGTATATTTTACGTTTTTCGGATAATATTATATGCATAGTGGATGCATTTCCCTAGATTATGCTTGCGCTATACTTTTTTGAAAGCCTTCTTTGGAGGAAAGCGATAAAACCCCATACCGCGCGCCCCAATTTTTCTTCAAGCACTCCCCTGTTGACAAAAACAGAGTGCAAAGGCTGACTTCG encodes:
- a CDS encoding (Fe-S)-binding protein; its protein translation is MRVGLFIPCYVDEFHPEVGIATLELLEKLGIKVEYPLEQTCCGQPMTNSGCHEESAATEANFVRNFKDYDYIVSPSGSCTHHVRADMDAVEQSEAVKAVRSRTFELVEFLHDILKVEAFPWAEFPHKVALHNNCNALRGLNIASMSELRMPAFSKPRDLLNKVRGIEFTELERPDECCGFGGTFSVFEEGVSTAMGYDKVQDQYRSGAEYVTSSDSSCMMHQQGCAERLKLPLKYIHIAQILNGARE